A genomic stretch from Tenrec ecaudatus isolate mTenEca1 chromosome X, mTenEca1.hap1, whole genome shotgun sequence includes:
- the LOC142433115 gene encoding mRNA turnover protein 4 homolog: MPKSKRDKKVSLTKTAKKGLELKQNLIEELRKCVDTYKYLFIFSVANMRNSKLKDIRNAWKHSRMFFGKNKVMMVALGRSPSDEYKDSLHQVSRKLKGEVGLLFTNRTKEEVNEWFTKFTEMDYARAGNKASFSVSLDPGPLKQFPHSMEPQLRQLGLPTALKKGVVTLLSDYEVCKEGDVLTLEQARVLKLFGYEMAEFKVTIRYMWDAQSGRFAHMGDDLPESA; this comes from the coding sequence ATGCCCAAGTCCAAGCGTGACAAAAAAGTCTCCTTAACCAAAACTGCCAAGAAAGGCTTGGAACTGAAACAGAACCTGATAGAAGAGCTTCGAAAATGTGTGGACACATACAAGTACCTCTTCATCTTCTCCGTGGCCAACATGAGGAACAGCAAGCTGAAGGACATCCGGAACGCCTGGAAGCACAGCCGGATGTTCTTTGGAAAAAACAAAGTGATGATGGTGGCCTTGGGTCGAAGCCCCTCTGATGAGTACAAAGACAGCCTGCACCAGGtcagcaggaagctgaagggtgAAGTTGGTCTCCTTTTCACCAATCGAACTAAAGAGGAAGTGAACGAGTGGTTCACCAAGTTCACGGAGATGGACTACGCCCGAGCCGGTAACAAAGCATCCTTCTCGGTGAGCCTGGATCCTGGGCCCCTGAAGCAGTTCCCTCACTCCATGGAGCCACAGCTGAGGCAGCTAGGCCTGCCCACTGCCCTCAAGAAAGGTGTGGTCACCCTGCTGTCTGACTACGAGGTGTGCAAGGAGGGCGACGTGCTGACACTGGAGCAGGCCCGTGTCCTGAAGCTTTTTGGCTATGAGATGGCTGAGTTCAAAGTGACCATCAGGTACATGTGGGATGCACAGTCTGGAAGGTTTGCGCACATGGGCGACGACCTGCCAGAGAGTGCATAA